From the genome of Roseofilum capinflatum BLCC-M114, one region includes:
- a CDS encoding tetratricopeptide repeat protein, which yields MSYLSTKAKAWFIISLLVITVGAIATPNWGAESACLAPTTKLSNLQLQSAKSPLFTSAQLKHNCPRGEGKNPKDDLIPYIISPRRTTILNPQPLLRWNSLPSASTYTVEIFETDNAEPLWTQETNQDRVQYDGPPLLSGKTYFLVVDTPESEPSSAEETNISFEVLNPDDAAHVRERAASILNLETSETERSLLLAHLYFGYHLNAEAIAVLEALPKESKTETVYRLLGDLYNWIYLRRFAIWRYQSAAEIAEPGTAQLAAVQSRLGQIYADRAIPEKAREWLEAALATYQALGNQQRITEIQEQLDQLSMP from the coding sequence ATGAGTTATTTATCAACAAAAGCTAAAGCTTGGTTTATTATTTCACTTTTAGTCATAACTGTTGGCGCGATCGCTACACCGAATTGGGGAGCTGAGTCAGCCTGTCTTGCTCCTACGACTAAACTTAGCAACCTACAGCTTCAATCTGCAAAATCCCCACTTTTCACAAGCGCTCAACTCAAACATAATTGCCCTCGCGGGGAAGGCAAAAATCCTAAAGACGATCTCATTCCTTATATCATCTCCCCTCGCCGCACCACAATTCTTAACCCTCAACCGCTCCTGCGCTGGAATTCCCTTCCTAGTGCTTCAACTTACACTGTTGAGATCTTTGAAACCGATAATGCAGAACCCCTTTGGACACAAGAAACCAACCAAGATCGAGTGCAATATGACGGGCCGCCCTTGCTCTCTGGCAAAACCTACTTTCTAGTCGTCGATACTCCAGAATCAGAGCCTTCTTCCGCCGAAGAAACTAACATTAGCTTTGAAGTTCTTAATCCGGATGATGCAGCTCATGTACGAGAAAGAGCGGCTTCTATCTTAAACTTAGAAACTTCAGAAACAGAACGGAGCCTACTGCTTGCCCATCTTTATTTCGGGTATCATCTCAATGCGGAAGCCATTGCCGTTTTAGAAGCGCTGCCCAAGGAATCCAAAACCGAAACAGTGTATCGACTTTTGGGAGACTTATACAATTGGATATATTTAAGGCGGTTTGCTATTTGGCGCTATCAATCTGCGGCTGAAATTGCTGAACCGGGAACTGCTCAATTAGCTGCCGTCCAATCTCGTTTGGGACAAATTTATGCCGATCGCGCGATTCCCGAAAAGGCTAGAGAATGGTTGGAAGCTGCCCTGGCTACTTATCAGGCTTTAGGTAACCAACAACGGATTACTGAGATTCAAGAACAACTCGATCAACTTTCTATGCCATGA
- a CDS encoding S8 family serine peptidase codes for MIRFGTPENDLIVETQENDIIWGLAGADIIASNAGNDELYGNQGNDVLLGGRGADRIWGGQGDDLIVGNPDEDYVNGNQGNDTVHGGQGDDCVRGGQGNDWVSGDRGNDILYGDLGDDTLVGGPGQDIFVLGSGEDVIVDFTPGQDKIGLAAGVTFDSLQVSQRGEDSVVSDRGTGAIIGIFQGINATSLEASQFTNLLLNIPAPSPPPSVPDIPSSSPPPAPSLSILPPAAEVTPIETDPGNTLETASSISLSSNTRTFSQSVGGSDVADYYKFSLGATNTFELSLTGLTALATVDVLDAEGNIVLNGQLANNTSVISGELPNGAYRLRITSDAPTNYLLNTRITPQLPGVTTTISNLLLETFTDVSGPLIGLDNLRSDQRFNGVDGTGFAAVVLDTGINKDHPAFGNRVVYTEDFIDSDPTDASDANGHGSHVSSIIASSHPEYPGVAPGADIIHLKVFSDDEATNKTPGLVAAAVQQALQWVIDNADKYDIASVNMSLGAGNFEQLQSDYLSEEIEQIIQKNIIVVSASGNSFYPFKSVPGVAYPAADPNSLSIGAIFDTNVNLPPLSYASPLRWRNGARDDSTDTDRIVSFSQRHPTLTTVFAPGSVIFGANPSGNEFNDRSGTSQAAPHVAGMAVLAQQLAMQTLGRKLTHAEFEQMLKESGDNIFDGDDEQDNVDSTNTSYKRANMFALAEAIVQLPSSIPLQANPDTLSGFSTTVTGTSGDDSLPQQANASNTVPITINTADILANDLPNNNLVVDSVSNPFGNSVDLAGDTITFIPNILNPGGFDYTARNATTNQTSNSAKVILNFDLNLDGLAGNDLLIGGVLGRDTIQGGDGNDTIFAGVNSMNNDTVGGSDTVAGGRDNDSIWGGNGDDYLDVDASLVNSIIPASDDAVQGNDTIDGGFGNDTIGRLGASVGATGVDYYDGREGNDSILGGNQGSNAIGDTLIGGDGNDTIRGGTDDSGRDSIVGGNGNDSIAGGAEGSGGDTIDGGNGEDSIQGGAGSDSLLGGIGHDFIDGGNDNDTVLGGDQNDTLLGGAGNDSILGGNDQDTIEGGFGSDTLSGFNGSSGGDGTDRFVYNLNAILDPSPTTVGNISNVPPAVSQSEADYILAFDVNQDQIEIGTTIVPNVDLDNTQDPPSPVSLIFGGLPVNIGSGVGSTVGATYITGTSDSLIYIERNGVAGFTNEDIALMTLVGVTPNSLSSANFLGTPIPQPTVTLELIDGVAAENNTSNVATFTVTRTGGNIATNLSVNYTLGGTAVNGTDYQSLSGSVTIPAGQTQAVITVTPIDDLLFDGATTVDVTLAASGAYVLGTPNTGQATIYDNETVYVDDAYTTANATVEGGQAVVGINAFDQINPAIQAAGGDNAPPPATNANPGIVVVRAGNYPESVVIDRTISLRGPNAGVAGNGTRNPEANITGSLTGSITFDGTFPNTGPVEIDGFRIDPPDGIIGINTLNAGNNTIVTNNIIENVTNEQAIFNPPQTNPALNDTENLTISNNLIRNITTTGGITDRNGIFLLGVTNLNIQNNEIQDITGTTSRGINVSGIDGGTIANNTITNTTEDAIQIGNNLGGFTTGNVTISDNTITNANTSGSASNAGIRLRDGAFGAAINVTGNNVSTSFNGLAIRAGTGSLANVTVTNNALVANAGSFAITNLSGNPLTAIGNFSDLARTTPLVPGDVNGIVTI; via the coding sequence ATGATTCGCTTCGGAACGCCAGAGAATGACTTAATCGTTGAAACCCAGGAAAATGACATCATTTGGGGATTAGCGGGGGCAGATATTATTGCTAGTAATGCGGGCAATGATGAACTCTATGGCAACCAAGGAAATGATGTCCTTTTAGGGGGAAGGGGTGCAGATAGAATCTGGGGAGGACAGGGTGATGATTTGATCGTCGGCAATCCAGATGAGGATTATGTGAATGGTAATCAGGGAAATGATACGGTACATGGCGGTCAGGGGGATGACTGTGTACGGGGCGGACAGGGAAATGATTGGGTTTCCGGCGATCGCGGCAACGATATCCTCTACGGTGACTTAGGCGACGATACCCTAGTCGGCGGCCCCGGACAAGATATCTTTGTCTTAGGCAGTGGTGAAGATGTCATTGTGGACTTTACCCCAGGACAGGATAAGATTGGCTTGGCTGCTGGAGTCACGTTTGATAGTCTACAGGTGAGTCAACGGGGAGAAGATAGTGTGGTGAGCGATCGCGGCACCGGAGCCATTATCGGCATCTTCCAAGGCATCAACGCAACCAGCCTTGAGGCATCCCAATTCACCAACCTCCTCCTCAACATCCCCGCTCCCTCACCCCCGCCTTCCGTACCCGATATTCCCTCATCTTCTCCCCCTCCCGCACCGAGCCTTTCCATCCTCCCACCTGCGGCTGAAGTCACCCCCATAGAAACCGATCCCGGCAACACCTTAGAAACCGCCAGTAGCATCTCCCTATCCTCCAATACCCGCACCTTCTCCCAAAGCGTCGGCGGAAGCGATGTTGCCGACTATTACAAATTCAGCCTCGGCGCAACCAACACCTTCGAGTTATCCCTAACTGGACTTACTGCCTTAGCCACTGTTGATGTCTTAGATGCAGAGGGTAACATCGTTCTCAACGGACAACTAGCGAACAACACCTCCGTCATCTCTGGAGAACTCCCCAATGGTGCATATCGGTTACGCATCACCAGCGACGCTCCCACCAACTACCTACTCAATACCCGCATAACCCCGCAACTTCCTGGAGTAACTACGACTATTTCTAATCTCCTACTTGAAACTTTTACGGATGTCTCTGGGCCACTCATTGGTTTGGATAATCTCAGGTCAGATCAACGTTTTAATGGTGTAGATGGTACAGGGTTTGCAGCCGTTGTCCTTGATACAGGAATTAACAAAGATCATCCTGCTTTTGGAAACCGTGTAGTTTATACAGAAGATTTCATAGATAGCGATCCAACAGATGCTTCAGATGCCAATGGTCATGGCTCCCATGTTTCTAGTATCATTGCATCTTCACATCCTGAGTATCCTGGAGTAGCACCTGGTGCAGATATTATTCATCTCAAGGTCTTCAGTGATGATGAAGCTACTAATAAGACTCCTGGGTTGGTAGCAGCAGCAGTTCAACAAGCTTTGCAGTGGGTTATTGACAATGCTGATAAGTATGACATTGCTAGTGTCAATATGTCATTAGGTGCTGGAAATTTTGAGCAGCTTCAATCTGATTATTTGTCAGAAGAAATCGAACAAATAATTCAAAAAAATATCATTGTTGTCTCAGCTTCTGGTAACTCTTTTTATCCTTTCAAGAGTGTGCCAGGTGTTGCTTACCCTGCTGCCGATCCAAATTCACTATCAATTGGAGCAATTTTTGATACCAACGTTAATTTACCTCCCTTATCCTATGCTAGTCCACTAAGATGGAGAAATGGTGCAAGAGACGATAGCACTGATACAGATCGAATTGTTTCGTTTTCTCAGCGTCATCCTACACTAACAACTGTCTTTGCACCTGGATCAGTAATTTTTGGTGCTAATCCTAGTGGAAATGAATTCAACGACAGATCAGGGACATCGCAAGCTGCTCCTCATGTAGCAGGAATGGCAGTTTTGGCGCAGCAGTTGGCGATGCAAACTCTAGGCAGAAAATTGACCCATGCTGAGTTTGAACAAATGCTCAAAGAGAGTGGTGATAACATTTTTGATGGAGATGATGAACAGGATAATGTTGACAGCACCAATACCAGTTATAAACGGGCTAATATGTTTGCCTTGGCTGAGGCAATTGTACAGTTGCCCTCTTCTATCCCCTTACAGGCTAATCCAGATACTTTAAGTGGCTTTTCGACAACGGTAACCGGCACATCGGGTGATGACTCTCTTCCTCAACAGGCTAACGCTAGTAATACTGTTCCCATTACCATCAATACGGCTGACATCTTAGCCAATGATTTACCGAATAATAATCTGGTGGTTGATAGTGTCAGCAATCCATTTGGTAATTCAGTTGATTTAGCTGGTGATACGATCACGTTTATCCCCAATATCTTAAACCCAGGAGGATTTGACTATACGGCCAGAAACGCGACCACAAACCAGACCTCGAATTCAGCAAAAGTCATCCTAAACTTTGACCTCAATCTTGATGGACTAGCAGGTAATGATCTTCTCATTGGAGGAGTATTGGGTCGCGATACCATTCAAGGTGGAGACGGAAATGACACCATCTTCGCAGGTGTTAATTCTATGAATAATGATACTGTCGGTGGTAGCGATACCGTTGCTGGTGGTCGCGATAATGACAGTATTTGGGGAGGTAACGGCGATGATTACCTCGACGTTGACGCGAGTCTAGTCAATTCCATCATTCCTGCAAGTGATGACGCTGTTCAAGGCAATGACACCATAGACGGTGGATTTGGTAATGATACTATCGGTCGTTTGGGTGCTTCAGTAGGAGCTACTGGAGTAGATTACTACGATGGTAGGGAGGGTAACGACAGTATCCTTGGTGGAAACCAAGGTTCCAATGCTATTGGAGATACTCTTATCGGAGGAGATGGAAATGATACTATCCGTGGTGGAACCGATGATTCTGGTCGAGATTCCATCGTTGGTGGTAATGGAAATGACAGCATTGCAGGTGGTGCAGAGGGTTCAGGTGGCGATACCATTGACGGTGGTAATGGCGAAGATAGCATCCAAGGTGGGGCAGGAAGCGATAGTCTTCTTGGTGGTATTGGTCACGATTTCATCGATGGTGGAAATGATAATGATACGGTCTTAGGTGGAGACCAAAATGATACCCTCCTTGGGGGTGCTGGTAATGACAGTATCCTTGGTGGAAATGACCAAGATACCATTGAAGGAGGCTTTGGTAGTGACACTCTCAGTGGTTTTAATGGCTCCAGTGGAGGAGATGGAACAGACCGCTTTGTCTATAATCTGAATGCTATTTTAGATCCCTCACCCACAACGGTTGGAAATATTAGTAATGTTCCCCCCGCAGTTTCTCAATCTGAAGCAGATTATATTCTGGCGTTTGATGTCAATCAAGACCAAATTGAAATAGGAACTACTATTGTTCCGAATGTCGATCTAGATAATACTCAAGATCCACCCAGTCCAGTGTCTTTAATCTTTGGAGGTCTTCCGGTTAATATTGGCAGTGGTGTTGGCTCGACTGTCGGTGCAACTTACATTACCGGAACTAGCGATTCTTTGATTTACATTGAGCGAAATGGAGTTGCTGGTTTTACCAATGAAGATATTGCCTTAATGACCCTTGTTGGTGTTACTCCTAATAGTCTATCAAGCGCTAATTTTTTAGGTACTCCCATTCCTCAACCAACAGTTACCTTAGAGCTGATTGATGGTGTAGCCGCAGAAAATAATACTTCTAATGTTGCTACATTTACTGTCACTCGAACAGGAGGGAATATAGCAACCAATCTTAGCGTCAACTATACATTGGGTGGCACAGCCGTTAATGGTACAGATTATCAATCCCTCAGTGGTAGCGTTACCATTCCTGCGGGTCAAACCCAAGCAGTCATTACCGTTACTCCCATTGATGATTTGTTATTTGATGGTGCAACAACAGTTGATGTAACTCTAGCTGCCAGTGGTGCGTATGTTCTCGGTACACCGAATACTGGTCAAGCCACGATTTACGATAACGAAACGGTTTATGTTGATGATGCCTATACCACTGCAAATGCAACAGTGGAAGGAGGTCAAGCTGTAGTTGGGATAAACGCCTTTGACCAAATTAACCCTGCCATTCAAGCGGCAGGTGGTGATAATGCACCTCCTCCAGCAACCAATGCTAACCCCGGAATTGTCGTGGTAAGGGCAGGAAATTATCCAGAGAGTGTAGTGATTGACCGTACTATCAGTTTGCGAGGCCCCAATGCAGGAGTAGCGGGAAACGGCACTCGTAATCCAGAAGCCAATATTACAGGAAGTTTAACGGGTTCTATTACCTTTGATGGTACGTTCCCAAACACAGGCCCTGTGGAAATTGATGGTTTCCGCATTGATCCCCCAGATGGCATTATTGGGATTAATACCTTAAATGCTGGAAATAACACGATCGTTACCAACAATATTATTGAAAATGTGACGAACGAACAAGCTATTTTCAATCCTCCCCAAACCAATCCAGCGTTAAACGATACTGAGAACTTGACCATATCGAATAACTTGATTCGGAATATCACAACGACTGGGGGTATTACAGATAGAAATGGTATTTTCTTGCTGGGTGTTACCAATCTGAATATCCAGAATAACGAAATTCAGGATATTACTGGAACCACTAGCCGGGGGATTAATGTTAGTGGAATTGATGGAGGAACGATTGCTAACAATACCATTACCAATACGACGGAAGATGCTATTCAAATTGGTAATAATTTAGGAGGGTTTACCACTGGAAATGTAACTATTTCTGATAATACGATTACCAATGCCAATACTTCTGGTAGTGCAAGTAATGCAGGTATTCGTTTGCGAGATGGAGCTTTTGGTGCAGCCATCAATGTTACAGGTAACAATGTCAGCACTAGCTTC
- a CDS encoding NACHT domain-containing protein, which translates to MPTEQNPSPAFSRASQVWLLEELYRDLGTAKQAYDSKQPPTLEDQEKEFLRGLLCGHDAKEIGQVLHLSEKHVRTELSRKIYRYVEQLTGRKVKHWSEVPLFLEQYRRGGITWPTYSALRSIDLIQAPNIDRFLGRKAELDTLKFWFTSEQTQLLLLWGKYGVGKSLLVAKLAVTLAEEKETPFQVVVWRSLLNFPRLSDLIASLKPLLAPDVEPKEQWLTVDLLRWLHNYPCLLILDDWQAVCGAKLGEQPSHDYSHLLQSLSQQTHRSCIVLISEQQPAEYAQLLNDEAVRELRLKGLCESDALELLDRLNIQGTPTERQTLIQRYQGNPRALSMAAMTLKNQWHDNLEPFLESTSLFIGDAVAQAVQAQLNHLQPEVRSLLDWLTIAENQSVTLEELTQAISGGVEQSKVSNSLSQLQRLDWVMIAPETHPPGFQLDPMIAKYMRQQLSDRFINGIWQVCQTQQLEPNSVLQTHLLVWPESNNEQKLLKVVKTRLNQGFDSPLAWQKIWQETHNQAIANFLVGYTRRNWLLLGEVIP; encoded by the coding sequence ATGCCTACAGAACAAAACCCTTCACCCGCATTTTCCAGAGCCAGTCAGGTTTGGTTACTAGAGGAACTCTATCGCGACCTGGGCACGGCCAAACAAGCATACGACTCTAAACAGCCTCCTACCCTTGAGGATCAAGAGAAAGAATTCCTCCGGGGTTTACTCTGCGGTCATGATGCTAAAGAGATAGGGCAAGTGCTGCACCTTTCTGAAAAGCATGTGCGGACAGAGCTTTCACGTAAGATCTATCGTTATGTGGAACAACTGACGGGACGAAAAGTCAAGCATTGGAGTGAAGTGCCTTTATTTTTAGAACAGTATCGTCGAGGGGGAATCACTTGGCCCACTTATTCAGCTTTAAGGTCAATCGATCTGATCCAAGCTCCAAACATCGATCGTTTTCTAGGACGCAAAGCTGAACTAGATACCTTAAAATTCTGGTTCACTTCTGAACAGACACAACTGCTGCTTTTATGGGGTAAATATGGGGTTGGGAAAAGTCTGTTGGTGGCAAAATTAGCTGTCACCTTAGCTGAGGAAAAAGAGACTCCATTTCAAGTGGTGGTGTGGCGAAGTCTTCTCAATTTCCCTCGTCTCTCAGATTTAATTGCCAGCCTCAAACCCCTGCTTGCTCCTGATGTTGAACCTAAAGAGCAATGGTTAACTGTGGATCTACTGCGCTGGCTGCATAATTATCCCTGTTTGCTGATTCTAGATGACTGGCAAGCTGTTTGTGGGGCAAAATTGGGAGAGCAACCGAGTCATGACTATTCCCATCTGTTGCAAAGCTTGAGCCAACAAACTCATAGAAGTTGTATTGTGCTGATTTCTGAACAGCAACCGGCTGAATATGCCCAACTGTTGAATGATGAAGCCGTGCGAGAATTACGCCTGAAAGGGCTTTGTGAGAGTGATGCTCTGGAATTGCTCGATCGCCTCAACATCCAAGGTACACCCACTGAGCGACAAACCCTGATCCAACGCTATCAAGGCAACCCTAGAGCCTTATCCATGGCTGCTATGACGCTGAAAAACCAATGGCACGACAATCTAGAGCCGTTTTTAGAGAGTACGTCCCTCTTTATTGGGGATGCTGTGGCTCAAGCAGTGCAAGCTCAACTTAACCATCTTCAGCCAGAAGTGCGATCGCTCCTGGATTGGCTCACAATTGCTGAAAATCAATCCGTTACCCTAGAGGAACTGACTCAGGCGATCAGTGGTGGAGTCGAGCAGTCCAAAGTTAGCAATAGCCTCAGTCAGCTCCAACGGTTGGATTGGGTGATGATCGCTCCAGAAACCCATCCTCCAGGATTTCAACTTGACCCGATGATTGCTAAATATATGCGTCAGCAATTGAGCGATCGCTTCATCAATGGGATCTGGCAAGTCTGCCAAACCCAACAGCTCGAACCCAACTCCGTGCTACAAACCCATCTCCTAGTTTGGCCAGAAAGCAATAACGAGCAAAAACTTCTCAAAGTGGTCAAAACTCGTTTAAACCAAGGATTTGATTCACCCTTGGCTTGGCAAAAAATCTGGCAAGAGACTCACAACCAAGCGATCGCCAATTTTCTGGTCGGATACACTAGAAGAAACTGGTTGTTGTTGGGTGAAGTCATACCGTAG
- a CDS encoding CAP domain-containing protein: protein MIDIFNPLPGDGLEPEEQKLYTLINEYRGQNGLPAIPLSNALTLVANRHVQDVAENLQITIGDSRNPHSWSWGAYDPDNESTYPNIWEAPQRLQTGYPGNGYENFFLTSAPLATAEQAFNSWINSPDHNATILNQGDWQRFSWDALGVGLYEGYGALWFGDEPDPTGAPPIGGSPTPSPTPTPSPNLTPPSLPPLPPSPPTPQPTPFILGSEANDQIMGTAGVDTILALGGDDIAMGNSGNDYVNGNLGNDQVAGDFGDDSVRGGQGNDFVTGGEGNDFVFGDRQNDQVFGDNGDDILYGGQNEDYLDGGAGNDILYGDLGADVLIGGAGNDIFVLRPDAPDLIFFNDLEDFIGLTGGLSFNSLTFNSGIGDLANSTLIAQAGTNQILAILSNVNPSQIDARDFVTL, encoded by the coding sequence ATGATTGATATCTTTAATCCTCTACCTGGGGATGGTTTAGAACCGGAAGAGCAAAAACTCTATACTCTTATTAATGAGTATCGCGGCCAAAATGGACTCCCTGCAATTCCTTTATCCAATGCTCTCACCTTAGTTGCTAATCGCCATGTTCAAGATGTTGCGGAAAATTTACAAATTACTATAGGCGATTCTCGTAATCCTCATTCTTGGAGTTGGGGAGCATACGATCCGGATAATGAAAGTACCTATCCCAATATATGGGAAGCGCCTCAACGCTTGCAAACCGGTTATCCCGGTAATGGATATGAGAACTTCTTCCTAACTTCCGCTCCTTTGGCTACGGCTGAACAGGCGTTTAATTCTTGGATTAATAGTCCCGATCACAATGCAACTATTCTCAATCAAGGGGACTGGCAACGTTTTTCCTGGGATGCTTTGGGTGTTGGGTTGTATGAGGGATACGGTGCGTTATGGTTTGGAGATGAACCCGATCCGACTGGAGCGCCGCCTATCGGTGGTTCGCCAACTCCTTCACCAACCCCGACTCCTAGTCCAAACTTAACTCCACCTTCTTTACCTCCTCTTCCTCCTTCTCCACCGACTCCACAGCCTACTCCCTTTATATTGGGTTCGGAGGCTAATGACCAAATCATGGGAACTGCTGGTGTTGATACCATTTTGGCTCTAGGTGGAGACGATATTGCCATGGGAAATAGTGGCAATGATTATGTGAATGGGAATTTAGGGAATGACCAAGTAGCGGGAGATTTTGGGGATGATTCCGTGCGCGGGGGACAGGGGAATGATTTTGTGACTGGGGGAGAGGGTAATGATTTTGTTTTTGGCGATCGCCAAAACGATCAGGTTTTTGGTGATAACGGAGATGATATCCTCTATGGTGGCCAAAATGAAGATTATCTTGATGGAGGTGCGGGCAATGATATCCTCTACGGCGATCTCGGTGCTGATGTCCTAATTGGTGGTGCAGGCAATGATATTTTTGTCCTCCGTCCCGATGCCCCTGACCTAATTTTCTTCAATGATCTCGAAGATTTTATTGGCTTAACTGGAGGATTATCCTTTAATAGCTTAACCTTTAATTCTGGAATTGGAGACTTGGCAAATTCAACTTTAATTGCTCAAGCGGGAACGAATCAGATATTAGCCATTCTTTCCAATGTTAACCCTAGCCAAATAGATGCCAGAGACTTTGTGACTCTCTAG
- a CDS encoding serine/threonine-protein kinase — protein sequence MDIIEGLLLQERYRVVKSLGSGSFGKTFLLNDTQSDRPKVLKVLDPEQNFIEEGDRQKVITLFKREAHALQTLDHPGIPKGDPDGYFLYRSPHRFEPYHCLVMEYIAGEDLRTWQEKNPPLSEPLAKQWLTQLLDILIYLHSQNPPVLHRDIKPGNIMLKPDGQLVLVDFGAIREVTETFLEKQKAEQSTTKIYARGYSPPEQMQGFTTALSDLFALGRTLISLLVGQPISKLEFDPQTHQICWQDRVQISALFADLLVSMTALEAQSRPASAVVARQHLLQQTWWRNGLFVGWKTFRPFQGVSAAVVVSIAMWLWGVPWVATELNEQGYNAYADDNWQRAESLFRWALRFNPKKAESHYYLGFFAEEEGNMEMAKERYQQAIASQATFSRAYNDLGRLYLLQNDPRSALPILEMGVQQGFNDPQYTESLQAALHKNLAWAGLATSNLSLAKEQLQKSLTLEDERPAAHCLLAQVAEQEEKMKQAQNSWKLCYQYAQERDRDFPEIQQWQAEAQKFLVASEDLASSID from the coding sequence ATGGATATCATCGAGGGTTTACTCCTGCAAGAGCGCTATAGAGTGGTTAAATCACTAGGAAGTGGCAGCTTTGGCAAAACTTTCCTGTTAAACGACACTCAATCCGATCGCCCCAAAGTGCTGAAAGTGCTTGACCCAGAGCAAAACTTTATTGAGGAAGGCGATCGCCAAAAAGTGATTACCTTATTCAAAAGAGAAGCCCATGCTCTGCAAACCCTAGACCATCCCGGCATCCCCAAAGGCGACCCCGATGGCTATTTTCTTTACCGCTCTCCCCACCGGTTTGAACCGTATCATTGCTTAGTCATGGAATATATTGCAGGAGAGGATCTCCGCACTTGGCAAGAGAAAAACCCACCCCTCTCCGAACCCCTAGCCAAACAATGGTTGACGCAACTGCTCGATATCCTCATCTATCTCCACAGTCAAAACCCACCCGTATTACACCGAGATATCAAACCGGGAAACATCATGCTCAAACCCGATGGTCAATTGGTGTTGGTTGACTTTGGTGCAATACGTGAAGTCACGGAAACCTTTCTGGAGAAACAGAAAGCCGAACAATCCACCACCAAAATCTATGCACGGGGCTATTCTCCTCCCGAACAAATGCAGGGCTTCACCACAGCATTATCCGATCTGTTTGCATTAGGAAGAACCCTAATTTCCTTACTCGTCGGTCAACCGATTTCCAAGTTAGAATTTGACCCGCAAACCCATCAAATCTGCTGGCAAGATCGCGTGCAAATTTCCGCTCTATTTGCGGATTTACTCGTATCAATGACTGCCCTGGAAGCCCAATCTCGTCCCGCTTCAGCCGTCGTCGCTCGACAACATTTATTACAGCAAACCTGGTGGCGCAATGGCTTGTTTGTGGGGTGGAAAACGTTTCGCCCATTCCAGGGAGTCAGTGCAGCAGTGGTTGTGAGTATAGCAATGTGGTTATGGGGCGTACCATGGGTGGCGACGGAGCTGAATGAGCAAGGCTATAATGCCTATGCAGATGATAATTGGCAGAGGGCGGAATCTCTTTTTCGCTGGGCACTTCGGTTTAATCCGAAAAAAGCTGAGTCTCACTATTACTTGGGTTTTTTTGCGGAGGAGGAAGGTAATATGGAAATGGCAAAGGAGCGTTATCAGCAGGCGATCGCCTCTCAAGCCACCTTTTCTCGCGCCTATAACGATCTCGGTCGCCTTTATTTACTACAAAACGATCCGCGATCGGCTCTGCCTATCTTGGAAATGGGCGTTCAGCAGGGTTTCAACGACCCCCAATATACCGAAAGCCTACAGGCAGCCTTGCATAAAAATCTAGCTTGGGCTGGATTAGCTACGAGTAACCTCTCCTTAGCCAAAGAACAACTCCAGAAATCCCTAACTTTGGAAGACGAGCGTCCTGCGGCTCATTGTTTACTCGCCCAAGTTGCAGAACAGGAAGAAAAGATGAAGCAGGCCCAGAACTCCTGGAAATTATGTTACCAATATGCTCAAGAGCGCGATCGCGATTTTCCAGAAATTCAACAATGGCAAGCAGAAGCACAGAAATTCTTGGTTGCGTCTGAGGATCTTGCTTCAAGTATCGATTGA